A genomic segment from Gammaproteobacteria bacterium encodes:
- the recQ gene encoding DNA helicase RecQ, which translates to MSQAQEILRAVFGYEQFRGQQAAVVEHLSGGGDALVLMPTGGGKSLCYQIPAMIRPGVGVVVSPLIALMQDQVDALLLAGVKAAFLNSSLDFESASRVEQQLLNGDLDLLYVAPERLMTPRFLQLLQRAQIALFAIDEAHCVSQWGHDFRPEYVRLSILHERFPQVPRIALTATADALTRREIVERLGLTGARQFVASFDRPNIRYHITQKRNAREQMRVFLSQQRGNAGIVYCLSRKKVEQTAAWLADDGWLALPYHAGLNAATRLEHQQRFLREEGVVIVATIAFGMGIDKPDVRFVAHLDLPKSIEGYYQETGRAGRDGLPAHAWLAYGLSDVVSLRQIVEGNDTSPERKRVEKQKLDALLGFCESIGCRRAALLEYFDEAHGGACGNCDNCLEPPRTWDGTTAARMALSCVYRTGQRFGAGHLVDVLLGKRTPKVQQFGHDQKSTFGIGQAHTAAEWQSVFRQLVASGYLHADADAYGGLKLTEASRPVLRGEVSIAFRVDDRPLRKDKLARADAVSTPGDSLWEQLREARLKLARAQNVPPYVIFHDSTLREMHARRPRTLAELARVPGVGERKLERYGGDFLDVLVHASTADDPSSAPIREAPRAQSNGISDTSRVTLQLARDGKTPEQIVRTRGLKPSTIYAHLADAIEGGRLQLREVLAMPDVEIATIQAAILALPEGERLTLKSVFELFAEKYDYGVLRCVRAAMLVDTDRAASSADGSAPKPH; encoded by the coding sequence ATGAGCCAGGCCCAGGAAATCCTGCGCGCCGTGTTCGGCTACGAGCAGTTTCGCGGCCAGCAGGCCGCCGTAGTCGAACACCTGAGCGGCGGCGGCGATGCGCTGGTGCTGATGCCGACCGGCGGCGGCAAGTCGCTGTGTTATCAGATTCCAGCGATGATCCGTCCCGGTGTCGGCGTCGTGGTCTCGCCTCTGATCGCGCTGATGCAGGATCAGGTGGACGCGCTGTTGCTGGCCGGCGTCAAGGCGGCGTTTCTGAATTCGAGTCTGGATTTCGAGTCCGCGAGCCGGGTCGAGCAACAGTTGCTCAATGGCGATCTGGATCTCTTGTACGTTGCGCCCGAGCGGCTGATGACGCCGCGGTTTCTGCAACTGCTCCAACGCGCGCAAATCGCACTCTTCGCGATTGACGAGGCGCACTGCGTGTCGCAGTGGGGGCACGATTTCCGTCCCGAATACGTGCGGCTCTCGATCCTGCACGAACGCTTCCCGCAAGTCCCGCGTATTGCGCTCACCGCCACCGCCGACGCGCTCACGCGGCGCGAGATTGTCGAGCGGCTGGGGCTGACTGGCGCGCGTCAGTTCGTCGCCAGCTTCGACCGCCCGAACATTCGCTATCACATCACGCAGAAACGCAACGCGCGCGAGCAGATGCGCGTGTTCTTAAGCCAGCAGCGAGGTAACGCGGGCATCGTCTATTGTCTGTCGCGCAAGAAAGTCGAGCAGACCGCGGCGTGGTTGGCTGATGACGGCTGGCTGGCGCTGCCTTATCACGCGGGCCTCAACGCGGCGACGCGGCTCGAGCATCAGCAGCGATTTCTGCGCGAAGAAGGCGTGGTCATCGTCGCGACCATCGCTTTTGGGATGGGCATCGACAAGCCCGACGTGCGCTTCGTGGCGCACCTCGATCTGCCCAAGAGCATCGAGGGCTATTACCAGGAAACCGGCCGCGCGGGCCGCGACGGTCTGCCGGCGCACGCATGGCTGGCGTACGGCCTGAGCGATGTGGTCAGTCTGCGGCAGATTGTCGAAGGCAATGATACAAGCCCGGAGCGCAAACGCGTGGAGAAGCAGAAGCTCGATGCGCTGCTGGGATTCTGCGAGTCTATCGGCTGCCGACGCGCCGCGCTGCTGGAGTACTTCGATGAAGCTCACGGGGGCGCCTGCGGCAACTGCGACAACTGTCTGGAGCCGCCGCGCACCTGGGACGGAACCACGGCCGCGCGCATGGCGCTCTCCTGCGTTTATCGCACCGGCCAGCGTTTCGGCGCCGGGCACCTCGTCGACGTATTGCTGGGCAAACGCACGCCAAAAGTCCAGCAGTTCGGCCATGACCAGAAAAGCACCTTCGGTATCGGCCAGGCGCACACCGCCGCCGAGTGGCAGAGCGTGTTTCGGCAACTGGTCGCAAGCGGCTATCTCCATGCCGACGCTGACGCCTACGGCGGTCTGAAGCTGACCGAAGCCAGCCGGCCCGTGTTGCGCGGCGAGGTCAGCATCGCGTTCCGCGTGGACGACCGGCCTTTGAGGAAGGACAAGCTGGCGCGCGCCGACGCCGTGAGCACGCCCGGTGATTCCTTGTGGGAGCAGTTGCGCGAAGCCCGACTCAAGCTTGCCCGGGCGCAAAACGTCCCGCCTTACGTGATCTTCCACGACAGCACCTTGCGCGAAATGCACGCGCGCCGTCCGCGCACCCTGGCCGAGCTGGCGCGCGTGCCCGGTGTCGGCGAGCGCAAACTGGAACGCTATGGCGGGGACTTTCTGGATGTTCTGGTGCACGCTTCAACGGCGGACGATCCGTCGTCGGCTCCGATTCGCGAGGCGCCGCGCGCGCAGTCGAACGGCATCTCCGACACCAGTCGCGTGACGCTGCAACTGGCGCGCGATGGCAAAACGCCGGAACAAATCGTCCGCACGCGCGGGCTGAAACCGAGCACGATCTATGCGCACCTCGCGGATGCGATCGAGGGTGGCCGACTGCAACTCAGAGAAGTGCTGGCCATGCCCGACGTGGAAATCGCAACGATTCAGGCGGCGATCCTCGCCCTGCCGGAGGGCGAGCGGCTGACCCTGAAATCCGTGTTCGAACTGTTCGCGGAAAAGTACGACTACGGCGTTCTGCGCTGCGTGCGGGCGGCAATGCTGGTCGATACGGATCGAGCTGCTTCCAGCGCGGATGGGTCTGCCCCCAAACCCCATTAG